In the Elioraea tepida genome, one interval contains:
- a CDS encoding DUF2848 domain-containing protein has product MTTLSVTCVSAAGAERRTLELRALVVAGLTGRDTAAVEHHLAELAAIGVKAPARIPAYFRNTSSLITHGTAIEVLGPDTSGEVEFVLVGMPDGLWVGLGSDHTDRRVEAVAIDVSKQLCAKVVAPVLWRFDEVAEHWDSLTLKAWIDEGEGLAIYQDGLVASIRRPEELIEGYTGGAPLPVGTVMFGGTFGAIGGIRPSRRFEMELADPVLGRVIRHGYSVTTLPLA; this is encoded by the coding sequence ATGACCACGCTCTCCGTCACCTGCGTTTCCGCCGCCGGAGCCGAGCGCCGCACGCTCGAGCTGCGCGCCCTTGTCGTCGCGGGCCTCACCGGGCGCGACACCGCCGCCGTCGAGCACCATCTTGCCGAGCTTGCAGCGATCGGCGTCAAGGCGCCGGCGCGGATCCCCGCCTATTTCCGAAACACCTCCTCGCTGATCACCCACGGCACGGCGATTGAGGTGCTCGGCCCCGACACCTCAGGCGAGGTCGAGTTCGTGCTCGTCGGCATGCCCGACGGTCTCTGGGTCGGCCTCGGCTCGGACCATACCGACCGCCGCGTCGAGGCTGTGGCGATCGACGTCTCGAAGCAGCTCTGCGCCAAGGTGGTTGCCCCGGTGCTGTGGCGCTTCGACGAGGTGGCGGAGCACTGGGACAGCCTGACCCTCAAGGCCTGGATCGACGAGGGCGAGGGGCTTGCGATCTACCAGGACGGGTTGGTCGCCTCGATCCGCCGTCCCGAGGAACTGATTGAGGGCTACACGGGAGGGGCGCCGCTTCCGGTCGGCACCGTGATGTTCGGCGGCACTTTCGGCGCGATCGGCGGCATACGTCCGAGCCGGCGCTTCGAGATGGAGCTCGCCGACCCGGTGCTCGGGCGGGTGATACGCCACGGCTACAGCGTCACCACGCTCCCGCTCGCCTGA
- a CDS encoding GNAT family N-acetyltransferase: MTAPQVHAAVTVRDAAEADIPAIVEITNDAILTTTANWNITPVTHAQRLAWLEERRAGGFPVLVAELGGAVAGFASFAQFRPYEGYLHSVEHGLYVARAAQRRGVGSALLGALIERAVAFGAHVMVAGIEARNEASLALHERFGFVRVGLMPEVGRKFDRWLDLVLMQRILGN; this comes from the coding sequence GTGACGGCGCCACAGGTTCATGCGGCGGTGACGGTCCGCGATGCGGCGGAGGCCGACATCCCCGCGATCGTCGAGATCACCAACGACGCCATTCTCACGACCACGGCGAACTGGAACATCACGCCCGTGACGCACGCGCAAAGGCTCGCTTGGCTCGAGGAACGACGCGCGGGGGGCTTTCCGGTTCTGGTCGCCGAGCTCGGCGGCGCGGTCGCGGGCTTTGCGAGCTTCGCCCAGTTCCGGCCCTACGAGGGCTATCTGCACAGCGTGGAGCACGGGCTCTATGTCGCGCGCGCCGCGCAGCGTCGGGGCGTCGGCTCCGCCCTGCTCGGGGCGCTGATCGAGCGGGCGGTGGCGTTCGGGGCGCATGTGATGGTCGCAGGCATCGAGGCGCGGAACGAGGCGTCGCTCGCGCTGCACGAGCGCTTCGGCTTCGTGCGTGTCGGGCTGATGCCCGAGGTGGGCCGGAAGTTCGACCGCTGGCTCGACCTCGTGCTGATGCAGCGTATCCTCGGCAACTGA
- the alaS gene encoding alanine--tRNA ligase: MPSSNDIRAAFLDFFARNGHTVVPSSPLVPRNDPTLMFTNAGMVQFKNVFTGLETRPYSRAVTAQKCVRAGGKHNDLENVGYTARHHTFFEMLGNFSFGDYFKERAIALAWELVTRDYGLPRERLLVTVYHEDDEAASLWRRIAGLPEERIIRIPTSDNFWSMGDTGPCGPCSEIFYDHGPEVAGGPPGSDEADGDRFIEIWNLVFMQFEALPDGSRVPLPKPSIDTGLGLERLAAILQGKHDNYDTDTLRALILASAEATRTDPDGPHRVSHRVVADHLRSACFLVADGVLPSNEGRGYVLRRIMRRAMRHAHLMGATEPLLCRLVPALIRQMGVAYPELGRAEALITETLRTEETRFRAMLDRGLHLLAEETAKLGAGEPLPGAVAFKLYDTYGFPLDLTQDALKAEGRGVDVAGFQAAMQEQRARARAAWAGSGEAATEAVWFDLRDRVGATEFLGYTAEAAEAEVRAIVVNGKPVQEARGGDEVAVILNQTPFYGESGGQVGDTGTITNADGLIVAVRDTQKKLGDLFVHLGTVRQGVLRVGDAVRASVDAARRSAIRAHHSATHLLHEALRRRLGMHVAQKGSLVAPDRLRFDVSHPRPIEPAELAWVEAEVNARVRENAPVVTRLMTPDEAVRQGAIALFGEKYGEEVRVVSMGYDPEATERGGNYSVELCGGTHVRATGEIGLFKIVAEGAVSAGVRRVEAVTGEAALAYIGETEKALARAAAALKVPPAEVPARIEAVIEERRRLERELSDLRRKLATGDAGAAPTYEEVGGVRFAGRVVEVPARELKGLADEIRKRLGSGVVALVSPMDGKASIVVSVSPDLTGRFSAVALAQAASAAVGGRGGGGRPDMAQAGGPDAAKAEEALAAVRGALAA; this comes from the coding sequence ATGCCCTCGTCGAACGACATCCGCGCCGCCTTCCTCGACTTCTTCGCGCGCAACGGCCACACGGTCGTGCCGTCCTCGCCGCTCGTGCCGCGCAACGACCCCACACTGATGTTCACCAACGCCGGCATGGTTCAGTTCAAGAACGTGTTCACCGGGCTCGAGACGCGGCCCTACTCCCGGGCGGTGACGGCACAGAAATGCGTCCGCGCTGGCGGCAAGCACAACGACCTCGAGAATGTCGGCTACACCGCCCGCCACCACACTTTCTTCGAGATGCTCGGGAACTTCTCCTTCGGCGACTATTTCAAGGAGCGGGCGATCGCCCTTGCCTGGGAGCTCGTGACCAGGGACTACGGCCTGCCGCGGGAGCGTCTCCTCGTCACCGTCTACCATGAGGACGACGAGGCGGCGTCGCTGTGGAGGAGGATCGCGGGGCTGCCGGAGGAGAGGATCATCCGGATCCCCACCTCCGACAATTTCTGGTCGATGGGCGACACCGGCCCCTGCGGGCCCTGTTCTGAGATCTTCTACGACCATGGCCCAGAGGTCGCCGGCGGCCCGCCCGGAAGCGACGAGGCCGATGGCGACCGCTTCATCGAAATCTGGAACCTCGTCTTCATGCAGTTCGAGGCGCTGCCCGACGGCAGCCGCGTCCCCCTGCCCAAGCCTTCGATCGACACCGGGCTAGGGCTCGAGCGGCTTGCCGCCATCCTCCAGGGCAAGCACGACAACTACGACACCGACACGCTGCGCGCCCTGATTCTCGCCTCCGCCGAGGCCACGCGGACCGACCCGGACGGGCCGCATCGCGTGAGCCACCGTGTGGTGGCCGACCATCTTCGCTCGGCGTGCTTTCTCGTCGCCGACGGCGTTCTGCCCTCGAACGAGGGGCGCGGCTACGTGCTGAGGCGTATCATGCGCCGGGCGATGCGCCACGCTCACCTGATGGGCGCGACCGAGCCGTTGCTGTGTCGGCTCGTTCCGGCCCTTATTCGTCAGATGGGTGTGGCCTATCCTGAGCTCGGCCGTGCCGAGGCGCTGATCACCGAGACGCTTCGCACCGAGGAGACGCGATTCCGCGCCATGCTCGACCGCGGCCTCCATCTGCTTGCGGAGGAGACGGCGAAGCTCGGCGCGGGCGAGCCACTTCCCGGTGCGGTCGCGTTCAAGCTGTATGACACCTACGGCTTCCCGCTCGACCTCACCCAGGATGCGCTCAAGGCCGAGGGGCGGGGCGTCGATGTCGCCGGCTTCCAGGCGGCGATGCAGGAGCAGCGCGCCCGCGCCCGCGCCGCCTGGGCTGGGTCGGGCGAGGCGGCGACCGAGGCGGTGTGGTTCGACCTGCGCGACCGCGTGGGCGCGACCGAGTTCCTGGGCTACACGGCCGAGGCGGCGGAAGCGGAGGTGCGCGCCATCGTGGTGAACGGAAAACCCGTTCAGGAGGCGCGCGGCGGCGACGAGGTTGCGGTGATCCTCAACCAGACCCCGTTCTATGGCGAGAGCGGCGGCCAGGTCGGCGACACGGGCACCATCACCAACGCCGACGGGCTCATCGTCGCGGTGCGCGACACGCAGAAGAAGCTCGGCGATCTCTTCGTGCATCTCGGAACGGTGCGCCAGGGCGTTCTGAGGGTGGGCGATGCCGTGCGCGCGAGCGTCGACGCCGCCCGTCGCAGCGCGATCCGCGCCCACCACTCCGCCACCCATCTCCTGCACGAGGCGCTTCGCCGCCGGCTCGGCATGCATGTCGCGCAGAAGGGCTCTCTGGTTGCGCCCGACCGTCTGCGCTTCGACGTCAGCCACCCGAGGCCGATCGAGCCGGCCGAGCTCGCCTGGGTCGAGGCGGAGGTGAACGCGCGCGTGCGCGAGAACGCCCCTGTAGTCACCCGGCTGATGACCCCCGACGAGGCGGTGAGGCAAGGCGCAATCGCTCTCTTCGGCGAGAAGTATGGCGAGGAGGTGCGCGTCGTCTCGATGGGCTACGACCCGGAGGCGACGGAGCGAGGAGGGAACTACTCGGTGGAACTCTGCGGCGGCACGCATGTGCGCGCGACCGGCGAGATCGGCCTGTTCAAGATCGTCGCGGAGGGAGCGGTGAGCGCAGGCGTGCGCCGCGTCGAGGCGGTGACCGGAGAGGCGGCGCTTGCCTATATCGGCGAGACCGAGAAGGCGCTCGCGCGCGCCGCCGCCGCCTTGAAGGTTCCGCCCGCCGAGGTGCCGGCGCGGATCGAGGCGGTGATCGAGGAGCGTCGCCGGCTCGAGCGGGAGCTGTCCGACCTCCGCAGGAAGCTCGCCACGGGCGATGCCGGCGCGGCTCCGACCTACGAGGAGGTGGGCGGGGTGCGGTTCGCCGGCCGCGTGGTCGAGGTGCCGGCGCGCGAGCTCAAGGGGCTTGCGGACGAGATCAGGAAGCGGCTCGGCTCCGGCGTCGTGGCGCTCGTTTCGCCGATGGATGGAAAGGCCTCGATTGTCGTGTCGGTCTCGCCGGACCTGACCGGTCGTTTCAGCGCCGTGGCGCTCGCCCAGGCCGCTTCCGCCGCCGTCGGCGGCAGGGGCGGCGGCGGACGGCCGGACATGGCCCAGGCGGGCGGGCCAGATGCGGCGAAGGCGGAGGAGGCTCTCGCCGCGGTCAGAGGGGCGCTCGCTGCCTGA
- the recA gene encoding recombinase RecA: protein MDKNKALDQALQQIERAFGKGSVMRMGSKAQGEPIEVIPTGSLGLDLALGIGGLPRGRIIEIYGPESSGKTTLALHCIAEAQKRGGTCAFIDAEHALDPVYARKLGCDVDNLLISQPDSGEQALEIADTLVRSGAIDVLVVDSVAALVPRAELEGEMGDSHVGLHARLMSQALRKLTGSVSRSKTILIFLNQIRLKIGVMFGNPETTTGGNALKFYASIRMEIRRIGAIKDRDEVVGNQTRVKVVKNKMAPPFRQVEFDITYGEGISKTGELIDLGVKAGIIEKSGAWFSFDSQRIGQGRENAKAFLKENPAVAAKIEERIRAQAGQVADSLMASGGEDADAAD from the coding sequence ATGGACAAGAACAAGGCGCTCGACCAGGCGCTCCAGCAGATCGAGCGCGCCTTCGGCAAGGGCTCGGTCATGCGGATGGGCAGCAAGGCCCAGGGCGAGCCGATCGAGGTCATCCCCACAGGCTCGCTCGGCCTCGATCTCGCCCTTGGCATCGGCGGCCTGCCGCGCGGGCGGATCATCGAGATCTACGGGCCTGAGAGCTCCGGCAAGACGACGCTCGCGCTCCACTGCATCGCGGAAGCGCAGAAGCGCGGCGGCACCTGTGCCTTCATCGACGCCGAGCACGCGCTCGACCCGGTTTATGCACGAAAGCTCGGCTGCGACGTCGACAACCTGTTGATCAGCCAGCCCGACAGCGGCGAGCAGGCGCTCGAGATCGCCGACACGCTGGTCCGGTCGGGCGCGATCGACGTGCTCGTGGTCGACAGCGTCGCCGCGCTCGTCCCCCGCGCTGAACTCGAAGGCGAGATGGGCGACAGCCATGTCGGGCTGCATGCGCGGCTGATGAGCCAGGCCCTGCGCAAGCTCACCGGCTCGGTCTCTCGGTCGAAGACGATCCTGATCTTCCTTAACCAGATACGCCTCAAGATCGGGGTGATGTTCGGCAACCCCGAGACCACCACGGGCGGCAATGCGCTCAAGTTCTACGCCTCGATCCGCATGGAGATACGCCGGATCGGCGCGATCAAGGACCGCGACGAGGTGGTTGGCAACCAGACGCGGGTGAAGGTGGTGAAGAACAAGATGGCGCCGCCGTTCCGGCAGGTCGAGTTCGACATCACCTATGGCGAGGGGATCTCGAAGACGGGCGAGCTGATCGATCTTGGCGTCAAGGCGGGGATCATCGAGAAATCGGGCGCGTGGTTCAGCTTCGACAGCCAGAGGATCGGCCAGGGGCGCGAGAACGCGAAGGCCTTCCTCAAGGAGAACCCTGCCGTTGCGGCAAAGATCGAGGAGCGGATCCGCGCCCAAGCCGGCCAGGTGGCCGACAGCCTGATGGCCTCGGGCGGCGAGGACGCAGACGCAGCCGACTGA
- a CDS encoding DUF3320 domain-containing protein codes for MTEAVRAALLAARRSLLDFSTRNRLLSLPAPGRSAGVLAIDGERSEAVFRRLVSERAAMGFAPAAVSAAPGDDGAKRPRRRATTATGAAGTGAAPDPDDTLLSSPLAEAALARVLTRLERDSRSVREEQGINILACSLGQLLWRDPNTPGTERRAPLIMVPALLRRGTARDPFRLAWDEGEVGGNLTLQAFLADQFRLRLPDFPELDERDPDAWSVLSAWLDSVGAAVEGAEGFRVERDAIAVGLFSFAKFLMYRDLDPDAWPEPWRPDRHPLIAALAGATPPPPAELFPDDTDIDRLIPVERLDFVLDSDGSQTLAAEAVRRGASLVIQGPPGTGKSQVITNLIAQAVLDGKTVLFVAEKLAALEVVQRRLAAVGLGAACLALHSDNANRRALLTELDITLKAPRPSPPDRSAVIRTLGALRGRLNRHAATMHAAIGRTGWTAFRAIGEAARLKAAGVPAPDFQLPAASWSAEEIEAATRLVRELAATVRRIGTPARHPWRGVTATMLAPTDAERVAARLPAALKALGALAATGAATRRAAEERLATLRAAARFAALRARAPGATEAAWTTPGLAELARMLAEEGGLFGAFSPSRRRARATLAALAGGTAPADPQAFLGALIEGQELLAAAPDARTTAPDAKAETRLAEALAAVRDAVDPLFAELGLDLAHAFGSDDPALVALAERLGLWAAAPEGALADWLGWTRLRAEAEAAGIGAVAERLASGSIAPEDAPALFRRALAEALLAAAMRASPTLAAFDGPAFTRLVEEFREADRARIALARAEAAAAHAARLRIAEGPDMLREMAVIRGELAKKRGHLPIRTLIARAPNAIQAIKPVFMMSPLAVAEFLAPGAIGFDLLVIDEASQVEPADAFGAIARARAMVIVGDDRQMPPTRFFARLTGEEDEDEAAQEDVQAKDVESILSLCNARGWPTQMLRWHYRSRHESLIAVSNAEFYENRLLVIPSPRPRSPGLGLSLVRVEGSFDAGGTRTNAAEAEAVADAVVRHARETPGDTLGVVAFSVRQRDAILDAVEARRRADPSLEAFFSAHPAEPFFVKNLENVQGDERDAILISVGYARGPDGKLAMRFGPLSAEGGERRLNVLITRAKKRCIVFSGLSADDIDLARASGRGPAVLKRFLAYAAGAETVATAEGEDDSALSEAIVGALEREGLSVSRRVGLSGLYVDVAVRDPAGEGYGLGILTDGAFYASARSARDRDRLQESALGMMGWRLTRSWAADWLVRPEAEAARLAALAGAREEQPAAEREARPAPHGLSVPYAIAAPAVPKDTPLAAVPFARLGAIVEEIVRIEGPVHTDAVIARVAELWGIEAGPRERAAVLQALRLAKELHGLTQEGEFWRTDGTALQVRDRSALAEPWRSPAWIAPGELRAALLAALDLGGGAAAREAVIAGAARLLGLGPGAQPALAAQLALLEGEGRVHERAGLIAAAEVA; via the coding sequence ATGACGGAGGCGGTGAGGGCGGCACTTCTCGCGGCGCGGCGAAGCCTGCTCGACTTCTCGACGCGAAACCGCCTGCTCTCCCTGCCCGCCCCCGGCCGAAGCGCCGGCGTGCTTGCGATCGACGGCGAGCGGTCGGAGGCCGTGTTCCGTCGTCTCGTCTCCGAACGGGCCGCGATGGGATTCGCTCCCGCCGCGGTCTCGGCCGCACCAGGGGATGACGGCGCAAAGCGTCCGCGACGCCGCGCCACCACAGCGACCGGTGCGGCAGGGACCGGCGCCGCGCCCGACCCCGACGACACGCTACTCTCCTCCCCGCTCGCGGAAGCCGCTCTTGCCCGCGTGCTCACCCGGCTCGAGCGCGACTCCCGGTCGGTGCGCGAGGAGCAGGGGATCAACATCCTCGCCTGCTCTCTCGGCCAGCTTCTGTGGCGCGACCCGAACACGCCCGGAACCGAGCGGCGTGCCCCGCTGATCATGGTCCCCGCCCTGCTTCGCCGCGGCACGGCGCGCGACCCGTTCCGCCTCGCCTGGGACGAGGGCGAAGTGGGAGGCAATCTCACGCTCCAGGCCTTCCTCGCCGACCAGTTCCGACTCCGCCTGCCCGACTTTCCCGAGCTCGACGAGCGCGATCCCGACGCGTGGTCGGTTCTCTCCGCCTGGCTTGATTCGGTCGGCGCGGCGGTCGAGGGAGCGGAGGGCTTCCGGGTCGAGCGCGATGCGATCGCGGTCGGGCTCTTCTCCTTCGCCAAGTTCCTGATGTACCGGGATCTCGACCCGGACGCTTGGCCCGAGCCCTGGCGGCCGGACAGGCACCCCCTCATCGCCGCGCTCGCCGGCGCAACACCGCCGCCGCCCGCTGAGCTCTTTCCCGACGACACCGACATCGATCGCCTGATCCCCGTCGAGCGGCTGGATTTCGTGCTCGACAGCGACGGCAGCCAGACGCTCGCGGCGGAGGCGGTCAGACGCGGCGCCTCGCTCGTCATCCAGGGCCCGCCCGGGACCGGCAAGAGCCAGGTGATCACCAACCTGATCGCCCAGGCCGTTCTGGACGGGAAGACCGTTCTGTTCGTTGCCGAGAAGCTCGCCGCTCTCGAGGTGGTGCAGCGTCGTCTTGCCGCCGTCGGCCTCGGCGCCGCCTGCCTCGCTCTGCACAGCGACAACGCCAATCGACGCGCCCTGCTTACAGAGCTCGACATCACGCTGAAGGCGCCACGGCCCTCCCCGCCCGACCGGAGCGCGGTCATCCGCACCCTCGGCGCACTGCGCGGTCGCCTCAACCGCCATGCCGCGACCATGCACGCCGCGATCGGGCGGACCGGCTGGACCGCCTTCCGCGCGATCGGTGAGGCGGCGCGGCTCAAGGCGGCGGGCGTGCCGGCGCCGGATTTCCAGCTCCCCGCCGCGTCGTGGAGTGCCGAGGAGATCGAGGCCGCAACACGCCTCGTGCGGGAGCTTGCCGCGACCGTCCGCCGGATCGGCACGCCCGCGCGCCACCCCTGGCGCGGCGTGACAGCCACCATGCTCGCACCGACGGACGCCGAGCGCGTCGCGGCGCGACTCCCCGCCGCGCTCAAGGCTCTCGGCGCGCTTGCCGCCACCGGAGCGGCGACGCGGCGTGCGGCGGAGGAGCGGCTCGCCACGCTCCGCGCCGCTGCGCGCTTCGCCGCCCTGCGCGCGCGCGCTCCTGGCGCGACCGAGGCGGCTTGGACCACGCCCGGCCTTGCCGAGCTCGCGCGCATGCTCGCCGAAGAGGGCGGCCTGTTCGGCGCCTTCTCGCCCTCGCGGCGCCGCGCGCGCGCAACCCTAGCCGCGCTTGCGGGCGGCACGGCTCCGGCGGACCCGCAGGCCTTCCTCGGCGCCCTGATCGAGGGCCAGGAGCTGCTCGCTGCCGCCCCTGACGCCCGCACCACCGCCCCCGATGCGAAGGCCGAGACGCGGCTCGCCGAGGCGCTCGCGGCGGTGCGCGACGCGGTCGACCCCCTTTTCGCCGAGCTCGGCCTCGACCTTGCCCACGCCTTCGGCAGCGACGACCCAGCCCTTGTGGCGCTCGCCGAACGCCTCGGCCTCTGGGCAGCGGCTCCGGAAGGCGCTCTCGCCGACTGGCTCGGCTGGACGCGGCTGCGAGCGGAGGCCGAAGCGGCCGGGATCGGAGCCGTCGCGGAACGTCTCGCCTCCGGGTCGATCGCGCCGGAGGACGCGCCCGCCCTGTTCCGACGCGCGCTTGCCGAGGCGCTGCTTGCGGCGGCGATGCGCGCGTCTCCCACGCTTGCCGCCTTCGACGGCCCCGCCTTCACGCGCCTTGTCGAGGAGTTCCGCGAGGCCGACCGGGCGCGGATCGCGCTCGCGCGGGCGGAGGCGGCAGCCGCCCATGCCGCCCGTCTTCGCATTGCCGAGGGGCCGGACATGCTGCGCGAGATGGCGGTGATCCGCGGCGAGCTCGCCAAGAAGCGCGGGCACCTCCCGATCCGCACGCTGATCGCGCGCGCGCCGAACGCGATCCAGGCGATCAAGCCCGTGTTCATGATGAGCCCGCTTGCGGTGGCGGAATTCCTCGCCCCCGGAGCGATCGGCTTCGACCTCCTCGTGATCGACGAGGCGAGCCAGGTGGAACCGGCCGATGCGTTCGGGGCGATCGCGCGCGCGCGGGCGATGGTGATCGTCGGCGATGACCGGCAGATGCCGCCCACGCGCTTCTTCGCGCGCCTCACCGGCGAGGAGGATGAGGACGAGGCCGCCCAGGAGGATGTCCAAGCGAAGGATGTCGAGAGCATTCTCTCCCTCTGCAACGCGCGCGGCTGGCCCACCCAGATGCTGCGCTGGCACTACCGCTCGCGACACGAGAGCCTGATCGCCGTCTCGAACGCCGAATTCTACGAGAACCGCCTGCTCGTCATCCCCTCGCCGCGGCCACGCTCCCCTGGCCTTGGCCTGTCGCTTGTGCGGGTCGAGGGAAGTTTCGATGCGGGAGGGACGAGAACGAACGCGGCCGAGGCCGAGGCGGTGGCGGACGCGGTCGTTCGCCACGCGCGCGAGACACCCGGCGACACGCTCGGGGTGGTCGCCTTCAGCGTGCGGCAGCGCGACGCCATCCTCGATGCGGTCGAGGCACGGCGTCGCGCCGACCCCTCGCTCGAGGCGTTCTTCAGCGCCCACCCGGCGGAGCCCTTCTTCGTCAAGAACCTCGAGAACGTGCAGGGCGACGAGCGCGACGCGATCCTGATCAGCGTCGGTTATGCGCGCGGGCCTGACGGGAAGCTTGCGATGCGCTTCGGCCCGCTCTCGGCCGAAGGCGGAGAGCGTCGCCTGAATGTGCTGATCACGCGGGCGAAGAAGCGCTGCATCGTCTTCTCCGGCCTCAGCGCCGATGACATCGACCTCGCCCGCGCCTCCGGGCGGGGCCCCGCGGTGCTGAAGCGCTTCCTCGCCTACGCGGCTGGCGCCGAGACCGTCGCGACCGCGGAAGGGGAGGACGACTCGGCGCTCTCGGAGGCGATCGTGGGCGCGCTCGAGCGCGAGGGCCTCTCGGTCTCGCGTCGCGTCGGGCTTTCCGGGCTCTATGTGGACGTTGCGGTGCGCGACCCCGCGGGCGAGGGCTACGGCCTCGGAATCCTCACCGATGGCGCGTTCTACGCCTCGGCCCGCTCTGCGCGTGATCGCGACCGGCTTCAGGAGAGCGCTCTCGGCATGATGGGCTGGCGGCTCACCCGAAGCTGGGCGGCGGATTGGCTCGTCCGCCCGGAGGCGGAAGCCGCGCGGCTTGCGGCACTCGCAGGCGCGCGCGAGGAGCAACCGGCGGCAGAACGGGAGGCGAGGCCGGCGCCGCACGGGCTGAGTGTTCCCTACGCCATCGCCGCTCCCGCCGTGCCGAAGGACACGCCGCTCGCCGCCGTGCCGTTCGCGCGGCTCGGCGCGATTGTCGAGGAGATCGTGCGGATCGAGGGCCCCGTGCACACGGACGCGGTGATCGCCCGTGTCGCCGAGCTTTGGGGCATCGAGGCGGGGCCGAGGGAGCGCGCCGCGGTGCTGCAGGCGCTGAGGCTCGCGAAGGAGCTTCATGGCCTCACGCAGGAGGGGGAGTTCTGGCGGACCGACGGAACGGCGCTGCAGGTGCGCGACCGTTCCGCCCTCGCCGAGCCCTGGCGCAGCCCGGCCTGGATCGCGCCCGGCGAACTCCGCGCCGCGCTTCTCGCCGCCCTCGACCTGGGCGGCGGGGCCGCCGCGCGCGAGGCCGTCATCGCGGGCGCGGCGCGGCTTCTCGGCCTCGGCCCCGGCGCGCAGCCGGCGCTCGCCGCGCAGCTCGCCCTTCTCGAGGGCGAAGGGAGGGTGCACGAGCGGGCAGGGCTGATCGCCGCCGCCGAAGTGGCCTGA
- a CDS encoding carbon-nitrogen hydrolase family protein, with amino-acid sequence MRVTVVQMNPGADKAANIAQAEALMEAAIAADRPDLIALPEMWTCLGGDRATKFAAAEALPAPGSNDPPGPAYAFLQALACRHRLHVHGGSIGEAAGDRLYNTTVAFDREGREVARYRKIHLFDITTPDGTGYRESATFGRGTEIVTYQADGTTVGCAICYDLRFPELFLALRRRGAELILLPSAFTLQTGKDHWETLIRARAIETQCWIAAPATWGRHEERGEPRYTWGHSLVADPWGHVVAKVSDGTGFATARIDHARTAKVRADMPVLDHRVL; translated from the coding sequence ATGCGGGTGACCGTGGTGCAGATGAACCCGGGCGCGGACAAGGCGGCCAACATCGCCCAGGCAGAGGCTCTCATGGAGGCGGCGATCGCCGCCGACAGGCCCGACCTCATCGCGCTGCCCGAGATGTGGACCTGCCTCGGCGGAGACCGCGCGACCAAGTTCGCCGCGGCCGAGGCCCTGCCCGCCCCCGGGTCGAACGACCCCCCAGGCCCGGCCTACGCCTTCCTGCAGGCGCTCGCCTGCCGCCACCGCCTCCATGTGCACGGCGGCTCGATCGGCGAGGCGGCGGGGGACAGGCTCTACAACACCACCGTCGCCTTCGACCGCGAGGGCCGCGAGGTCGCGCGCTACCGCAAGATCCACCTCTTCGACATCACCACGCCCGACGGCACAGGTTACCGCGAGAGCGCAACCTTCGGCCGCGGTACGGAGATCGTCACCTACCAGGCCGACGGCACGACGGTCGGCTGCGCGATCTGCTACGACCTGCGCTTCCCGGAACTCTTCCTCGCGCTGCGGCGCAGGGGGGCGGAGCTGATCCTCCTGCCCTCGGCCTTCACCCTGCAGACTGGCAAGGACCACTGGGAGACCTTGATCCGCGCCCGCGCGATCGAGACGCAATGCTGGATCGCCGCCCCGGCCACCTGGGGCCGGCACGAGGAGAGAGGGGAGCCGCGCTACACCTGGGGCCACTCCCTTGTGGCCGACCCCTGGGGGCATGTGGTCGCGAAGGTGTCGGACGGCACGGGCTTCGCGACCGCGCGGATCGACCATGCGCGCACGGCCAAGGTGCGGGCCGACATGCCCGTGCTCGACCACCGCGTCCTGTGA